From Thiohalomonas denitrificans:
TGCTACCTTGTTCGCCAAATGATTATCGACGAAAGGACCTTTCTTTACTGAGCGCGGCATTAGTCTGCCCTCTACTTCTGCTTGCGTCGACGGACGATCATGTCGTCAGTCCGCTTGTTCGTACGAGTCTTATACCCCTTGGTGGGCACACCCCACGGAGTTACCGGATGACGGCCTCCGGAGCTGCGGCCTTCACCACCACCGTGCGGGTGGTCGACGGGATTCATCGCCGCACCGCGAACCGTGGGACGCTCGCCCCTCCAGCGTTTTGCGCCGGCCTTGCCGAGTTTCCGCAGGCTGTGTTCCGAGTTGGAAACCTCGCCTACCGTTGCCCGACAATCGGACTGCACCTTGCGCATTTCGCCAGAGCGCAGCCGCAGCGTGGCCAGCTTACCCTCGCGGGCCACCAACTGCGCCGAAGTACCGGCACTGCGGGCCAGCTGTGCACCCTTGCCCGGCTTCATCTCGATGCAGTGCACCGTGGTACCGAGAGGGATTTCCCGCAGCCGGAGGCAGTTGCCCGGCTTGATCGGTGAACCGCTTCCGGACACCACCGGATCACCGGCACGCAAGCCTTTCGGTGCGATCACATAACGGCGCTCGCCATCGGTGTATTTCAACAGTGCAATGTGCGCAGTACGATTCGGGTCGTATTCGATCCGCTCCACCACCGCCGGCACACTGTCCTTGTTCCGTTTGAAGTCGATCACGCGGTACTTCTGCTTGTGGCCGCCCCCACGGTGCCGCGTCGTAATTCGGCCGGCATTGTTCCGCCCGCCGGTTTTACTCTTCTTCTCCACGAGCGGTGCATAGGGCTCGCCCTTGTGCAGATGGTCGTGAACCACCTTCACCGCAAAGCGCCGCCCTGGAGACGTCGGTTTCAGCTTGACTACAGGCATCTTCGAGCTTCCTTTTATTCAGCACCACCCATGAAGTCGATCTCCTGACCGGACTCCAAGGTGACATAGGCTTTCTTCCAGCCGCTACGGCGGCCTTGACGCGCACCGAACCGCTTCTGCTTGCCCTTCATATTGGCCACGCGAACCTGCTCAACCTGAACATTGAACAGCGACTCGACAGCGCCTTTAATCTCGGGCTTGGTGGCATCGGGGACTACCTTGAACACATACTGGCTGTCGCTTTCCGCAACCAACGTGCTCTTTTCCGAAACGACCGGCGCGAGCAGCACATTCATCAGACGTTCCTGGTTCATGCCAGCATCTCCTCCAGCTTTTTGACGGCCGGGACGGTTATGAGCACCTTTTCGAAACCGACCAGGCTGACCGGGTCGACTCGGCCGGCGGTGGCCACGTCAACGCTTTTAAGGTTGCGGGCCGAAAGGAACAGATTGTCGTCCACTTCATCGGCGACAATAAGGACATTACCAAGCCCAAGATTCTTGAGCTTTTCGTTCAGTTCCCTGGTTTTCGGGGCTTCCATCACGAACTTGTCCACTACCACCAGCCGTTCCTGCCGTACCAGCTCGGAGAGGATCGAGCGCAGCGCGCCCCGATACATCTTTTTGTTGACCTTCTGGGAGTAATCCCGCGGCTGTGCCGCGAAAGTCCTGCCGCCCCCGACCCAAATGGGACTGCGAATCGTGCCGGCGCGTGCGCGCCCGGTGCCCTTCTGGCGCCAGGGCTTGCTGCCCCCGCCGCTGACGGCGGCACGATTCTTCTGGGCCTTGGTCCCGGCACGGCCACCGGCCATATAGGCAGTGACGACCTGATGAACCAGAGCTTCGTTAAAGTCACGCCCGAAGTTGGCTTCAGACAACTCGACCGTATTCTTGGACGCACGGCCTGTTGCCGTCGTGAGATTCATTTCCATGGTATCGCTCCTCAGGCCTTGCTCTTGACCGCGGGGGTCACGACCACATTGCCGCCTTTGGCTCCCGGTACTGCGCCTTTGATCAGCAGCAGGTTCCGTTCGACATCAACACGGACAACCTCGAGGTTCTGGACGGTCCGCTTGGCGTCGCCCATATGGCCGGCCATTTTCTTGCCTTTGAACACGCGACCGGGGGTCTGGCCCTGACCGATCGAGCCAGGAGCCCGATGCGAGAGCGAATTACCGTGGGTGGCGTCCTGAGTGCGGTAATGATGCCGCTTCACGACGCCTGCAAAACCCTTACCGATGGTGCGACCGGACACATCGACGGTCTGTCCGGCTTCAAAGATATCGACCTTGATTTCCGAACCCGGCTCAAGACCTTCGCCTTCGCCCTCTTTCAGGCGAAACTCGGCGAGCTTCGAGCCCGCAGCGACACCGGACTTCGCAAAGTGTCCAGCCCGCGGCTTGGTGACCCGGCTCGGTTTGGGGGTGCCCACTGCCACCTGGATCGCCGAATACCCATCGGTATCGAGGCTCTTCAGCTGGCTGATTCTGTTCGGCTCGACTTCAATAACCGTGACGGGAATGGAGATGCCGTCATCCGTGAAGATGCGAGTCATACCGCATTTCCGGCCTACTACTCCGATTGTCATTGTTCTTGCCCTCTACACCGCACCGACTACGATTGGCCGGCACTGTATCGATTCACCGCTTCCCGAAGGCGCGGCTCTGACTTCAATCCAAAAACCGCTTACTGCAGTTTAATCTGAACATCCACACCGGCAGCCAGATCGAGTTTCATCAACGCGTCGAC
This genomic window contains:
- the rplB gene encoding 50S ribosomal protein L2; translation: MPVVKLKPTSPGRRFAVKVVHDHLHKGEPYAPLVEKKSKTGGRNNAGRITTRHRGGGHKQKYRVIDFKRNKDSVPAVVERIEYDPNRTAHIALLKYTDGERRYVIAPKGLRAGDPVVSGSGSPIKPGNCLRLREIPLGTTVHCIEMKPGKGAQLARSAGTSAQLVAREGKLATLRLRSGEMRKVQSDCRATVGEVSNSEHSLRKLGKAGAKRWRGERPTVRGAAMNPVDHPHGGGEGRSSGGRHPVTPWGVPTKGYKTRTNKRTDDMIVRRRKQK
- the rplW gene encoding 50S ribosomal protein L23; the protein is MNQERLMNVLLAPVVSEKSTLVAESDSQYVFKVVPDATKPEIKGAVESLFNVQVEQVRVANMKGKQKRFGARQGRRSGWKKAYVTLESGQEIDFMGGAE
- the rplD gene encoding 50S ribosomal protein L4, with the protein product MEMNLTTATGRASKNTVELSEANFGRDFNEALVHQVVTAYMAGGRAGTKAQKNRAAVSGGGSKPWRQKGTGRARAGTIRSPIWVGGGRTFAAQPRDYSQKVNKKMYRGALRSILSELVRQERLVVVDKFVMEAPKTRELNEKLKNLGLGNVLIVADEVDDNLFLSARNLKSVDVATAGRVDPVSLVGFEKVLITVPAVKKLEEMLA
- the rplC gene encoding 50S ribosomal protein L3, whose product is MTIGVVGRKCGMTRIFTDDGISIPVTVIEVEPNRISQLKSLDTDGYSAIQVAVGTPKPSRVTKPRAGHFAKSGVAAGSKLAEFRLKEGEGEGLEPGSEIKVDIFEAGQTVDVSGRTIGKGFAGVVKRHHYRTQDATHGNSLSHRAPGSIGQGQTPGRVFKGKKMAGHMGDAKRTVQNLEVVRVDVERNLLLIKGAVPGAKGGNVVVTPAVKSKA